Proteins encoded within one genomic window of candidate division KSB1 bacterium:
- a CDS encoding phosphatase PAP2 family protein codes for MLDFLLDLDERLFVLLNSHLHCSFLDHLMPFATRLQNWTLPLGILFVGLLAFGRRQGRWAVALALLAVAASDQISSHLLKNLVGRTRPCHVVEPIRLLVACSGSFSFPSSHAANMAAAATVFALIYPHLTVPWFFFALMIGYSRIYVGVHYPLDVFGGWMVGWTIGWAVVRAWREARSHRPWLRRSSTPP; via the coding sequence ATGCTGGATTTTCTTCTCGATCTGGACGAGCGCTTATTTGTCCTGCTGAATTCCCATCTCCATTGTTCCTTCCTCGATCACCTAATGCCGTTTGCGACCCGGTTGCAAAACTGGACCCTGCCCCTGGGCATCCTCTTTGTGGGTCTCCTCGCCTTCGGCCGTCGGCAGGGGCGATGGGCCGTGGCACTGGCCCTCCTTGCCGTCGCCGCCTCAGACCAGATAAGCAGCCACCTCCTGAAGAACCTGGTGGGACGCACACGGCCATGCCACGTCGTGGAACCCATAAGGCTCCTGGTAGCCTGTAGCGGCTCCTTCTCTTTTCCCTCCTCCCACGCCGCGAACATGGCAGCGGCCGCCACGGTCTTCGCTTTGATCTACCCGCACCTTACGGTGCCATGGTTTTTTTTCGCCCTGATGATTGGTTACTCGAGGATCTACGTTGGGGTGCATTACCCGCTCGACGTCTTCGGGGGCTGGATGGTCGGTTGGACTATCGGGTGGGCCGTGGTAAGAGCGTGGCGCGAAGCTCGGAGCCACCGACCCTGGCTACGAAGGTCTAGTACTCCCCCTTGA